Proteins encoded by one window of Amaranthus tricolor cultivar Red isolate AtriRed21 chromosome 4, ASM2621246v1, whole genome shotgun sequence:
- the LOC130811138 gene encoding uncharacterized protein LOC130811138: MNEGKYREYGGGCYFHPKEMVVGVCHLCLNERLLIISAKHSSVKSNYSKRFNNSYNKPKSPYLILPKIFSIASFFNTRDNHRRGSHHHLFDDAVTTSSTSLEDDSFISIKFGDNGVASWDKTSNTMSKVSLQNCSLSWGGQTSVKDATIKGSACNYTNKSVVEHAKPKAAKSLRWQKRIGQLLQVIKWKKSTKANVGRVENTLPPSNTTSKVVEGVKVIKNTFSIPMRKHYMT, translated from the exons atgaatgagGGAAAGTATAGAGAATATGGAGGAGGATGTTATTTCCACCCAAAAGAAATGGTGGTAGGAGTTTGTCATCTATGCCTAAATGAGAGACTCCTCATAATATCAGCCAAACACAGTAGTGTTAAATCCAATTATTCTAAGAGATTTAATAATTCATATAATAAGCCTAAATCGCCTTATCTTATCCTTCCTAAGATTTTTTCCATTGCTTCCTTTTTCAACACCAGAGATAATCACCGCCGTGGTTCTCATCACCATTTATTTGATGACGCCGTTACCACTTCGAGTACTAGTTTAGAAG ATGATTCGTTTATATCAATCAAGTTTGGGGACAATGGAGTAGCATCATGGGACAAGACTAGCAACACAATGTCAAAGGTGTCACTACAAAATTGTAGCTTATCTTGGGGTGGTCAAACTTCAGTCAAAGATGCTACTATCAAGGGTAGTGCCTGTAATTATACCAACAAAAGTGTAGTAGAGCATGCTAAACCCAAGGCTGCAAAATCGCTGAGGTGGCAAAAGCGTATTGGACAGTTATTACAGGTCATTAAATGGAAGAAATCCACCAAAGCCAATGTAGGAAGAGTAGAGAATACTCTTCCTCCTTCTAATACTACTAGTAAGGTGGTTGAAGGTGTAAAGGttatcaagaatactttttcgATCCCTATGAGAAAGCATTATATGACTTAA